One part of the Fibrobacter sp. UWH6 genome encodes these proteins:
- the rpoC gene encoding DNA-directed RNA polymerase subunit beta', which yields MVEEIERDNSGDISIHLAAPEMIRSWSHGEVTKPETINYRSFKPEKDGLFCEKIFGPVKNWECNCGKFKRIRYKGVVCDRCGVEVTHSNVRRKYMGHIELAIPLTHTWFVRNQPCVIGALLNLSTKDLDNIIYYEKYVVIDPGTTDLEPNTLIDEAQYQDLSNEGRQFDAKMGASAIKQLLDRVDLAALSADLRVQAQSKSKTKQDDALKRLKVVDAFLKSQRESFRDYYENPEKAMKQDAQQPWLRGLAEAVAEFKASYEASHENFIVADAYEEFRVKYPNEARLLANQPSWMILDVLPVIPPDLRPLVPLEGGRFATSDLNELYRRVINRNNRLKKLIDIRAPNVILCNEKRMLQEAVDQLFDSGRRTARAGSARPMKSLAELLKGKQGRFRMNLLGKRVDYSGRSVIVVGPELRMHQCGLPKRMALELYKPFIIQRLEEEGIVYTLKSAKKYVDAERPEVWDILEQIIEDHPVMLNRAPTLHRLGIQAFYPKLIEGNAIRLHPLVCTAFNADFDGDQMACHLPLSFETQLECRVIMLSSNNILHPASGQPIAVPGQDIVLGLYYLTKPRPGRKGEGMHFYDPAEAIRAYENGCVDLNAYVYLKLPAGRKIYIGAVEKDCVCLREEADDFGNVEVNVKAGDKVKFLTLKEENVIKTTVGRIIFNEFVPNALGYANETFGKKVIAKSIDDLYRRTGNRVTVDYLDDLKANGYKWATRAGSSVAIAEMVIPKEKQEMLDKAADAISKIRGLYEDGVITDGERYNQTVDVWSKTTSDVAAKQWELLSGDRDGFNPVYMMADSGARGSREQIKQLSGMRGLMQKPTKSLDGREVIENPIKSCFREGLNVMEYFISSHGARKGLADTAMKTADAGYLTRRLVDVGQDLVVTEEDCGTTNGIEVSAFKDGDDTIIALEERLLGRAPVDDIKHPVTGEVIVKAGELVTERDLAKITATGLEHIKMRSVLTCDSRTGICSKCYGRMLASGRPVDLGEAVGVLAAQSIGEPGTQLTLRTFHVGGAASRLTVESDKKALVDGHVELDMVETVENEGQKIVTSRMAELVIFDKTGINKGRYQIPYGSILKVENGATVTKGQSMFEWDPYNSPIISNVAGKVVLTDMVENRTYRAETDEVTGVETWTVISDKQHGKKDLHPAVTIVDSSNTKIGNYMLPDGAILTVRAGDKVSVGQTVAKLPRAAGKTRDITGGLPRVAELFEARVPKSKAFIAPIDGLVSYGEEVRNNQVVIIKMDDQEVKVLVPRGVHLAVNEGDRVRAGQKISDGSVDPHDILDVLGPEEVQRHLVNEIQAVYRLQGVAIADKHIECIVRQMMRKVKIKDSGDSELLPGEEISKARLRSINDQLVAVGKTEATYTPMLLGITKASLATDSFISACSFQETTKILTRASIEGCVDPLMGLKENVIMGRLIPCGTGARHLRNVEVHDADAQLDVAARPMSTQIDFEDETDNGIQMLDNEIGSSDEEDSEN from the coding sequence ATGGTCGAAGAAATTGAACGCGACAATTCTGGCGATATTTCGATTCACCTCGCCGCTCCGGAAATGATCCGCAGCTGGTCCCATGGTGAAGTGACCAAGCCGGAAACCATCAACTACCGCTCTTTCAAGCCCGAAAAGGATGGTCTTTTCTGCGAAAAGATCTTCGGACCTGTTAAGAACTGGGAATGTAACTGCGGTAAGTTCAAGCGCATCCGTTATAAGGGTGTGGTTTGCGACCGTTGCGGTGTTGAAGTGACTCACTCCAACGTACGCCGTAAGTACATGGGCCATATCGAATTGGCCATTCCTCTGACTCACACCTGGTTCGTCCGTAACCAGCCCTGTGTTATCGGTGCTCTCCTGAACCTTTCCACCAAGGATCTGGACAACATCATCTACTACGAAAAGTATGTAGTGATCGATCCGGGTACCACCGATCTGGAACCCAACACTCTCATTGACGAAGCTCAGTATCAGGACCTTTCCAACGAAGGTCGTCAGTTCGACGCCAAGATGGGTGCTTCCGCTATTAAGCAGCTCCTCGACCGCGTTGATCTGGCTGCACTTTCTGCTGACCTCCGCGTGCAGGCTCAGTCCAAGTCCAAGACCAAGCAGGATGACGCTCTCAAGCGCCTCAAGGTTGTGGACGCCTTCCTGAAGTCTCAGCGCGAAAGCTTCCGCGACTACTACGAAAATCCGGAAAAGGCAATGAAGCAGGACGCTCAGCAGCCCTGGCTCCGTGGCCTCGCCGAAGCCGTTGCAGAATTCAAGGCTTCCTACGAAGCTTCCCACGAAAACTTCATCGTGGCAGACGCTTACGAAGAATTCCGTGTCAAGTATCCTAACGAAGCTCGTTTGCTCGCAAACCAGCCGTCCTGGATGATTCTTGACGTACTTCCGGTTATTCCGCCCGATCTGCGTCCTCTCGTTCCCCTGGAAGGTGGCCGTTTCGCAACTTCCGACTTGAACGAACTCTATCGTCGCGTGATCAACCGTAACAATCGCTTGAAGAAGCTGATTGATATCCGTGCCCCGAACGTCATTCTCTGCAACGAAAAGCGTATGTTGCAGGAAGCTGTTGACCAGCTGTTCGACAGTGGCCGTCGCACGGCCCGTGCCGGTTCCGCACGTCCCATGAAGAGCCTCGCTGAACTCCTGAAGGGTAAGCAGGGTCGCTTCCGTATGAACCTCCTCGGTAAGCGTGTTGACTACTCCGGCCGTTCTGTTATTGTGGTTGGCCCGGAACTTCGCATGCACCAGTGCGGTCTCCCGAAGCGCATGGCTTTGGAACTTTACAAGCCGTTCATCATCCAGCGCCTGGAAGAAGAAGGTATCGTATATACCCTCAAGTCTGCCAAGAAGTATGTGGACGCAGAACGTCCTGAAGTTTGGGACATTCTCGAACAGATTATCGAAGACCATCCGGTGATGCTGAACCGTGCTCCTACTCTGCACCGTCTCGGTATCCAGGCCTTCTACCCGAAACTCATTGAAGGTAATGCAATTCGCCTCCACCCCCTCGTCTGTACTGCATTTAACGCAGACTTCGACGGTGACCAGATGGCTTGCCACCTTCCGCTGTCTTTCGAAACCCAGTTGGAATGCCGCGTCATCATGCTGTCTTCCAACAACATTCTTCACCCCGCTTCCGGTCAGCCGATTGCTGTGCCGGGCCAGGACATCGTGCTGGGTCTGTACTACCTGACCAAGCCCCGTCCGGGTCGCAAGGGCGAAGGCATGCACTTCTACGATCCGGCTGAAGCCATCCGCGCCTACGAAAACGGCTGCGTCGACCTGAACGCCTACGTATACCTGAAGCTCCCTGCAGGTCGCAAGATCTACATCGGCGCTGTGGAAAAGGATTGCGTCTGCCTCCGCGAAGAAGCTGATGACTTTGGCAATGTTGAAGTCAATGTCAAGGCTGGCGACAAGGTGAAGTTCCTTACCCTCAAGGAAGAAAACGTTATTAAGACCACTGTCGGTCGAATCATCTTCAACGAATTCGTTCCCAACGCCCTGGGCTACGCAAACGAAACCTTCGGTAAGAAGGTTATCGCCAAGTCCATCGATGACCTGTACCGTCGTACCGGCAACCGCGTAACGGTTGACTACCTGGATGACCTGAAGGCCAACGGTTATAAGTGGGCAACTCGCGCCGGTTCCTCTGTGGCTATCGCCGAAATGGTGATCCCCAAGGAAAAGCAGGAAATGCTGGACAAGGCCGCTGACGCAATCTCCAAGATTCGTGGTCTGTACGAAGACGGTGTGATTACCGACGGTGAACGTTACAACCAGACCGTTGACGTTTGGTCCAAGACTACTTCTGACGTTGCTGCCAAGCAGTGGGAACTCCTTTCCGGTGACCGCGATGGCTTCAACCCCGTTTACATGATGGCTGATTCCGGCGCTCGTGGTAGCCGTGAACAGATTAAGCAGCTGTCCGGTATGCGTGGTCTTATGCAGAAGCCGACCAAGTCTCTGGATGGTCGTGAAGTTATTGAAAACCCGATTAAGTCCTGCTTCCGTGAAGGCCTGAACGTGATGGAATACTTCATTTCCTCTCACGGTGCTCGTAAGGGTTTGGCTGATACCGCTATGAAGACCGCTGACGCTGGTTACTTGACCCGCCGTCTGGTTGACGTAGGACAGGACTTGGTGGTTACCGAAGAAGATTGCGGTACTACCAACGGTATCGAAGTTTCTGCATTCAAGGACGGTGACGATACTATCATCGCTCTTGAAGAACGTCTCCTGGGTCGTGCACCCGTGGATGACATCAAGCATCCGGTGACTGGCGAAGTCATCGTCAAGGCTGGCGAACTGGTCACCGAACGTGACCTGGCTAAGATTACCGCTACCGGTCTGGAACACATCAAGATGCGTTCCGTGCTGACCTGCGATTCTCGCACCGGTATCTGCTCCAAGTGCTATGGCCGTATGCTTGCTTCTGGTCGCCCTGTTGACCTGGGCGAAGCCGTGGGTGTGCTCGCAGCACAGTCCATCGGTGAACCGGGTACTCAGCTTACCCTCCGTACCTTCCACGTGGGTGGTGCAGCCTCCCGTCTGACTGTCGAAAGCGACAAGAAGGCTCTGGTTGACGGTCACGTCGAACTGGATATGGTGGAAACCGTTGAAAACGAAGGCCAGAAGATCGTTACCAGCCGTATGGCTGAACTCGTTATCTTTGATAAGACCGGTATTAATAAGGGTCGTTACCAGATTCCTTACGGTTCTATCCTGAAGGTCGAAAATGGCGCTACCGTTACTAAGGGTCAGTCCATGTTCGAATGGGATCCGTATAACAGCCCCATTATCAGTAATGTTGCTGGTAAGGTTGTTCTCACGGATATGGTAGAAAACCGTACATACCGTGCCGAAACCGACGAAGTTACCGGTGTTGAAACCTGGACCGTGATTAGCGATAAGCAGCACGGTAAGAAGGACCTCCACCCGGCAGTTACCATTGTTGATTCTTCCAACACTAAGATTGGTAACTACATGCTCCCTGACGGCGCTATTCTTACCGTCCGTGCAGGTGACAAGGTTAGCGTCGGTCAGACTGTTGCTAAGCTTCCCCGTGCCGCAGGTAAGACCCGCGACATTACCGGTGGTCTTCCCCGCGTGGCAGAACTCTTCGAAGCCCGCGTGCCGAAGTCCAAGGCATTCATCGCACCGATCGACGGTCTGGTGAGCTACGGTGAAGAAGTCCGCAACAATCAGGTTGTGATTATTAAGATGGATGACCAGGAAGTGAAGGTGCTGGTTCCTCGTGGTGTCCATCTGGCGGTTAATGAAGGTGACCGTGTCCGTGCTGGTCAGAAGATCAGCGATGGTAGCGTAGATCCCCATGATATTCTTGATGTCCTTGGACCTGAAGAAGTCCAGCGTCACTTGGTGAACGAAATCCAGGCGGTTTACCGTCTGCAGGGTGTGGCTATCGCAGATAAGCACATCGAATGTATCGTTCGTCAGATGATGCGTAAGGTCAAGATCAAGGATTCTGGAGACTCCGAGTTGCTCCCGGGCGAAGAAATTTCCAAGGCCCGTCTGCGTTCCATCAACGACCAGTTGGTCGCTGTTGGTAAGACTGAGGCGACCTACACGCCGATGCTCCTTGGTATCACGAAGGCATCCTTGGCAACAGACAGCTTCATTTCTGCCTGTTCCTTCCAGGAAACCACTAAGATCCTTACCCGCGCTTCTATCGAAGGTTGCGTGGACCCGCTCATGGGTCTTAAGGAAAACGTGATTATGGGTCGTCTGATTCCGTGCGGTACCGGCGCACGCCACCTCAGGAACGTCGAGGTGCATGATGCCGATGCTCAGCTGGATGTTGCGGCTCGGCCTATGAGTACTCAGATTGATTTTGAGGACGAAACTGACAACGGAATCCAGATGCTGGATAACGAAATCGGTTCTTCCGACGAAGAAGATTCGGAGAATTAA
- the rpsL gene encoding 30S ribosomal protein S12 codes for MPTIQQLVRNGREQISNKTASVALKSCPQKRGVCTRVYTSTPKKPNSALRKIARVRLSNKMEVTAYIPGEGHNLQEHSIVLIRGGRVKDVPGVRYHIIRGTLDTQAVNGRQNGRSKYGVKKKGAAPAKK; via the coding sequence GTGCCTACTATTCAACAGCTCGTCCGTAACGGACGTGAACAGATCAGCAACAAGACCGCTTCCGTGGCCTTGAAGTCCTGCCCCCAGAAGCGCGGCGTTTGCACCCGTGTTTATACCAGCACCCCGAAGAAGCCGAACTCCGCTCTTCGTAAGATCGCTCGTGTACGCCTTTCCAACAAGATGGAAGTTACCGCTTACATCCCCGGTGAAGGCCACAACCTCCAGGAACACTCCATCGTGCTCATCCGCGGTGGTCGTGTGAAGGACGTTCCGGGTGTTCGTTACCACATCATCCGCGGCACCCTGGATACCCAGGCTGTCAACGGCCGTCAGAACGGTCGCTCCAAGTATGGTGTTAAGAAGAAAGGCGCCGCTCCGGCCAAGAAGTAA
- the rpsG gene encoding 30S ribosomal protein S7, which translates to MSRRRKALHRSILPDPRYKSTLVTELVGVVLKQGKKTIAEQIVYTTLETLDKKIEGTETALEKFEMCLDNIKPKLEVKSRRIGGANYQVPMEVAPDRAKALALRWLLDAARKRTEPNMAQRLSAELVAAKNGEGNAVRKKNDTHKMAEANKAFAHFRF; encoded by the coding sequence ATGTCTAGAAGAAGAAAGGCTCTCCATCGCTCCATCCTCCCGGATCCGCGTTACAAGTCCACTCTCGTTACCGAACTCGTTGGTGTTGTTCTCAAGCAGGGCAAGAAGACCATCGCTGAACAGATCGTTTACACCACCCTCGAAACTCTCGATAAGAAGATCGAAGGTACTGAAACCGCTCTCGAAAAGTTCGAAATGTGCCTCGACAACATCAAGCCGAAGCTGGAAGTTAAGTCCCGCCGTATCGGTGGTGCAAACTACCAGGTTCCGATGGAAGTCGCACCGGACCGTGCCAAGGCTCTCGCTCTCCGCTGGTTGCTCGACGCAGCTCGCAAGCGCACCGAACCGAACATGGCTCAGCGTCTCTCTGCAGAACTCGTTGCTGCAAAGAACGGTGAAGGTAACGCTGTTCGTAAGAAGAACGATACTCACAAGATGGCTGAAGCTAACAAGGCTTTCGCTCACTTCCGTTTCTAA
- the eno gene encoding phosphopyruvate hydratase, giving the protein MASKIKSVVARQILDSRGNPSLEVDVTLENGVTGHAAVPSGASTGEREACELRDGDKKTYLGKGTLTAVKNVNTKIAKKLVGMDPSKQVEIDDAMIALDGNRMLKNKLGANAILGVSMAVCVAAANDAKMPLYQYIAKMHGTEKLTLPCPMCNVINGGAHSSAPIDFQEFMIAPVGAKTFSKGLQMVTEIFHALKAVLKKGGFDTTVGDEGGFAPGVSIKPAKNKFGYEITGVMTLEKALDALKTATTNAGYKFGTDIKIALDVASSEFCDKNTKAGKPETYTFKKSTKKTLKSADMVKLYEKLIDKYSIFSIEDGLDEADWAGWKVMTDKLGSKLNLVGDDLFVTNPTIFDEGIKAGIANAILIKVNQVGSVSETLAAIKRAQNEGYAPIVSHRSGETEDTFIADLAVGTAAGQIKTGSLSRTDRVCKYNRLLRIEEELGKNAVYAGDPRKAVKAAAPKAACKKACAKKAAKK; this is encoded by the coding sequence ATGGCTTCTAAAATTAAGTCCGTTGTTGCCCGCCAGATCCTCGACTCTCGCGGCAATCCCTCTCTCGAAGTTGATGTTACCCTCGAAAACGGTGTGACCGGTCACGCCGCTGTTCCGAGTGGTGCTTCCACCGGTGAACGCGAAGCTTGCGAACTCCGCGACGGTGACAAGAAGACTTACCTCGGCAAGGGCACCCTTACCGCTGTTAAGAACGTCAACACCAAGATCGCTAAGAAGCTCGTCGGCATGGATCCTTCCAAGCAGGTCGAAATCGATGACGCTATGATCGCTCTCGACGGCAACCGCATGCTCAAGAACAAGCTCGGTGCAAACGCTATCCTCGGCGTTTCCATGGCTGTTTGCGTTGCTGCTGCTAACGACGCTAAGATGCCGCTGTACCAGTACATCGCTAAGATGCACGGCACCGAAAAGCTCACTCTCCCCTGCCCGATGTGCAACGTCATCAACGGCGGTGCTCACTCTTCCGCTCCGATCGACTTCCAGGAATTCATGATCGCTCCGGTTGGCGCTAAGACTTTCTCCAAGGGTCTCCAGATGGTGACCGAAATCTTCCACGCTCTTAAGGCTGTCCTTAAGAAGGGTGGTTTCGACACCACCGTTGGTGACGAAGGTGGCTTCGCTCCTGGTGTTTCCATCAAGCCGGCTAAGAACAAGTTCGGTTACGAAATCACTGGCGTTATGACCCTTGAAAAGGCTCTCGACGCTCTGAAGACTGCAACCACCAATGCTGGTTACAAGTTCGGCACCGACATCAAGATCGCTCTTGACGTTGCTTCTTCCGAATTCTGCGACAAGAACACCAAGGCTGGCAAGCCGGAAACCTACACCTTCAAGAAGAGCACCAAGAAGACCCTCAAGTCTGCTGACATGGTCAAGCTCTATGAAAAGCTCATCGACAAGTATTCCATCTTCTCCATCGAAGACGGTCTGGATGAAGCTGACTGGGCAGGTTGGAAGGTCATGACCGACAAGCTCGGTTCCAAGCTCAACCTCGTGGGTGACGACCTGTTCGTTACCAACCCGACCATCTTCGACGAAGGCATCAAGGCTGGCATCGCTAACGCTATCCTCATCAAGGTGAACCAGGTTGGTTCCGTTTCTGAAACCCTCGCTGCTATCAAGCGCGCTCAGAACGAAGGCTATGCTCCGATCGTTTCTCACCGTTCCGGCGAAACCGAAGACACCTTCATTGCTGACCTCGCAGTTGGTACTGCCGCTGGCCAGATCAAGACCGGTTCTCTCTCTCGTACCGACCGCGTCTGCAAGTACAACCGCCTCCTCCGCATCGAAGAAGAACTTGGCAAGAACGCTGTCTATGCCGGTGATCCTCGCAAGGCTGTGAAGGCTGCTGCTCCTAAGGCTGCTTGCAAGAAGGCTTGCGCTAAGAAGGCTGCTAAGAAGTAA
- a CDS encoding ABC transporter substrate-binding protein produces the protein MIGMKSIARTALALTATGALLSGCGDASSEGGLASGALPRQETLYLSGQQTSAPGSFNPLAESWAASWPVGGRFNLMYEPLITYNSLNGQIEDLLGHLVEELSNNDSIVIDLNPAAKWSDGKPVTSTDVTFMLLRGSINSAEQISAIHVDTLKNGPEGVVAERLSFIVNKQARNNPLTVRDLLQATRIAPAHIFEPMIKEKGLDEVKKMPMDQNPVVSGPYALRSANETKIILERRDDYWGNAALHNGQLPAPKYIVHPIYKNNEHNTIAMREGNLDASQSFIPRINRKAAAGVHTWWDEPPYFRPGAMPMLVINTTKEPLNDKRFRRALATAIDYTALRQFAVSNYTSTLKAGLIMPTDLEGKYIVDEDLPKYGANLSITDDAERLNAVKQMLSEAGFKSVFNDDGTLDHMENAKGERLPTLSITSPAGWTDWEAMVTIAVDGMRKAGIDIREGFVDGGQYWPAMGLGNFDLVMHKPVADVTPSLPWSRFNEIMSSRDWTDLGGWAGVNIGRYNKPGSPEYRPEVDQLLSAIPLMTDSTEIAKAYRELNKIFMEDQPSIPLVYLPEQFYEFSDRVWTNWPTAANPYAPAQLPWVASGTKILWNLKLAK, from the coding sequence ATGATTGGAATGAAATCAATTGCCAGGACGGCGCTTGCGCTTACGGCAACTGGTGCGCTTCTCTCCGGCTGCGGCGACGCATCTTCGGAAGGCGGACTGGCTAGCGGTGCATTGCCTCGTCAGGAAACGCTTTACTTGTCTGGCCAGCAGACTTCTGCTCCGGGTTCTTTCAACCCCCTGGCAGAAAGTTGGGCTGCATCTTGGCCGGTAGGTGGACGCTTTAACCTGATGTATGAACCGCTCATCACTTATAACTCCCTGAACGGTCAGATCGAAGATCTTCTGGGCCACCTGGTCGAAGAACTTTCCAATAATGACAGTATCGTTATTGACTTGAACCCCGCTGCAAAGTGGAGCGATGGCAAGCCGGTGACCTCCACCGACGTGACCTTCATGCTTCTCCGCGGTTCCATCAACTCTGCTGAACAGATTTCTGCAATTCACGTTGATACTTTGAAGAACGGACCTGAAGGTGTGGTTGCCGAACGTCTTTCCTTCATTGTGAACAAGCAGGCTCGTAACAACCCGCTTACCGTTCGTGACTTGCTGCAGGCTACCCGTATCGCTCCGGCTCACATCTTCGAACCCATGATCAAGGAAAAGGGGCTGGACGAAGTGAAGAAGATGCCCATGGATCAGAACCCCGTGGTGTCCGGTCCGTATGCACTCCGCTCTGCAAACGAAACCAAGATTATTCTTGAACGTCGTGACGACTACTGGGGCAACGCCGCTCTCCATAACGGTCAGCTTCCTGCTCCTAAGTACATCGTTCACCCGATTTACAAGAACAACGAACATAACACCATCGCTATGCGCGAAGGTAACCTGGATGCTTCTCAGAGCTTCATTCCTCGTATTAACCGTAAGGCTGCTGCCGGCGTTCATACTTGGTGGGATGAACCTCCTTATTTCCGTCCGGGTGCAATGCCCATGCTCGTCATCAACACCACTAAGGAACCGTTGAACGACAAGCGTTTCCGTCGCGCTCTCGCAACCGCTATTGACTACACTGCTCTCCGTCAGTTCGCAGTCTCCAACTATACTTCCACCCTGAAGGCTGGCCTTATCATGCCCACCGACCTGGAAGGTAAGTACATCGTTGACGAAGACCTGCCCAAGTATGGTGCAAACCTCTCTATTACCGACGATGCTGAACGTCTGAATGCTGTGAAGCAGATGCTCTCCGAAGCTGGCTTCAAGTCTGTGTTCAATGACGATGGTACTCTGGATCATATGGAAAATGCCAAGGGCGAACGTCTGCCGACTTTGTCCATCACTTCCCCTGCCGGTTGGACCGACTGGGAAGCTATGGTCACTATCGCTGTTGACGGTATGCGTAAGGCTGGTATCGATATTCGTGAAGGCTTCGTGGATGGTGGTCAGTACTGGCCGGCTATGGGTCTTGGCAACTTCGACCTGGTTATGCACAAGCCGGTTGCCGACGTGACTCCGTCTCTCCCCTGGAGCCGCTTCAACGAAATCATGTCTTCTCGTGACTGGACCGACCTCGGTGGTTGGGCTGGCGTGAACATCGGCCGTTACAACAAGCCGGGTTCTCCTGAATACCGTCCGGAAGTCGACCAACTTTTGTCTGCAATTCCGCTGATGACTGATTCTACTGAAATCGCAAAGGCTTACCGCGAACTGAACAAGATCTTCATGGAAGATCAGCCGTCCATCCCGCTGGTATACCTGCCGGAACAGTTCTACGAATTCAGCGACCGCGTATGGACCAACTGGCCCACCGCCGCTAATCCGTATGCTCCTGCCCAGCTCCCCTGGGTTGCATCCGGTACCAAGATTCTCTGGAACTTGAAGCTTGCAAAATAA
- a CDS encoding ABC transporter permease subunit, with protein sequence MLKQYPMLRYVLQKGFWYLLTFVFAVALNFALPRVGGSDPVDIIMGQAGKGLSPTEAQKKKAELLVSFGMAELDEQGNPVYEPEVDENGQMVTKKVAKLDENGAEVTVTVKDVNEDGTPKMAERQKVDAEGKPVFEEKPVLDAKGKQVMIKDKKTKKKVAQVEKVAVMEQYQTEHQETVMVDEVVMKTEPKRSSAVSQFFAYIGNVFKGDLGKSYANNTEVTTIIKNALPWTLLIQAPTILLGWIIGNLLGAFAAYKRGIFDKVFFPVAMFLNGVPYFVFGMLLVALFSITLGWFPAVGNMSPDIQEFTFSWACLKSVGWYYILPFFSCFPILLSGQATGMRSMSIYELGTDYMKYAKWLGLREGRIISYVFRNAMLPQLTGLAQSLGAMVGGALITEMIFSYPGLGMAMLDAINKQDYATIQGCTLMISTCVLVANFAVDVLIAVFDPRVKAGLQMGGK encoded by the coding sequence ATGCTTAAACAATATCCTATGCTACGCTATGTCCTGCAGAAGGGGTTCTGGTATCTCCTGACCTTCGTCTTTGCAGTGGCATTGAACTTCGCTTTGCCCCGCGTGGGCGGTAGCGACCCGGTCGACATCATCATGGGTCAGGCCGGTAAGGGTCTTTCTCCGACTGAAGCTCAGAAGAAGAAGGCCGAACTCCTGGTTTCTTTCGGCATGGCCGAACTGGACGAACAGGGCAATCCTGTTTACGAACCGGAAGTTGACGAAAACGGCCAGATGGTCACCAAGAAGGTTGCCAAGCTGGACGAAAACGGTGCTGAAGTTACCGTTACCGTCAAGGACGTAAATGAAGACGGCACTCCGAAGATGGCTGAACGTCAGAAGGTTGACGCTGAAGGTAAGCCCGTATTCGAAGAAAAGCCGGTCCTGGATGCCAAGGGCAAGCAGGTCATGATCAAGGACAAGAAGACCAAGAAGAAGGTAGCCCAGGTCGAAAAGGTGGCTGTCATGGAACAGTACCAGACCGAACATCAGGAAACCGTCATGGTTGACGAAGTCGTTATGAAGACCGAACCCAAGCGTTCCTCCGCTGTTTCTCAGTTCTTCGCTTACATTGGCAACGTGTTCAAGGGTGACCTTGGCAAGTCCTATGCCAACAACACTGAAGTGACCACCATCATCAAGAACGCTCTTCCGTGGACCCTCTTGATCCAGGCTCCCACCATCCTCTTGGGTTGGATCATCGGTAACCTTCTCGGTGCTTTCGCTGCTTACAAGCGCGGCATCTTCGACAAGGTGTTCTTCCCGGTTGCTATGTTCCTGAACGGTGTTCCGTACTTCGTGTTCGGTATGCTTCTCGTGGCTCTCTTCTCTATCACTCTCGGCTGGTTCCCGGCTGTGGGTAACATGAGCCCGGATATTCAGGAATTCACCTTCTCCTGGGCTTGCCTCAAGAGCGTCGGTTGGTACTACATCCTGCCGTTCTTCTCTTGCTTCCCCATCCTTCTTTCCGGTCAGGCTACCGGTATGCGTTCCATGTCCATCTATGAACTTGGTACCGACTACATGAAGTATGCTAAGTGGCTGGGCCTCCGCGAAGGCCGCATCATTAGCTACGTGTTCCGTAACGCTATGCTCCCGCAGCTCACTGGTCTTGCCCAGTCTCTCGGTGCAATGGTGGGCGGTGCTCTCATTACCGAAATGATCTTCTCTTACCCGGGCCTCGGCATGGCTATGCTCGACGCCATTAACAAGCAGGACTACGCTACCATCCAGGGTTGCACCTTGATGATCTCTACCTGCGTTCTCGTTGCAAACTTCGCTGTTGACGTCCTGATCGCAGTCTTCGACCCGCGTGTTAAGGCCGGTCTCCAGATGGGAGGTAAGTAA
- a CDS encoding ABC transporter permease produces the protein MGKLFRNLLKSPMFVVGISIFVLTLLIAVFGPLLYSVDTHARDILAGPYAGSSSAHLLGTDHLGRDYVSLLIEGLGNSLYVGFLAGIIATTLGVLIGLFGGFRGGWIDEVLNMFTNLFIVIPQFVILVLISSAFKDGRSLTLIGVVIGLTAWSWSARAVRAQASSLRSRDHISLARINGASTLTIVIKHVLPYLLSYVFMVFIMQVGSGILSEASISMIGLGPVDTTSLGIILNQAKDNGALADSIWIAFLPATLVVTLTVFALYLINTSMEGVFNPRLRK, from the coding sequence ATGGGAAAGCTCTTTAGAAACCTTCTCAAGTCTCCGATGTTCGTCGTCGGTATCTCTATCTTCGTTCTCACCCTGTTGATCGCTGTCTTCGGACCGCTGCTCTACAGTGTTGACACTCATGCCCGTGACATCCTGGCTGGCCCCTATGCCGGTTCCAGCTCCGCTCACCTGCTTGGCACCGACCACCTGGGTCGTGACTATGTGTCTCTGTTGATCGAAGGTCTCGGCAACTCCCTCTATGTGGGCTTCCTTGCCGGTATCATTGCTACTACTCTCGGTGTTCTTATTGGTCTGTTTGGCGGTTTCCGCGGCGGCTGGATTGACGAAGTCCTGAACATGTTCACTAACCTGTTCATCGTTATCCCGCAGTTCGTGATTCTCGTGCTCATCAGCTCTGCCTTTAAGGATGGCCGTTCTCTGACTCTTATCGGCGTGGTGATTGGCCTTACCGCTTGGAGCTGGTCTGCTCGTGCCGTTCGTGCACAGGCTTCCTCTCTCCGTAGCCGTGACCATATCTCCCTGGCCCGTATCAACGGTGCTAGCACCCTGACCATCGTGATCAAGCATGTGCTCCCGTACCTGCTTTCCTACGTGTTCATGGTGTTCATCATGCAGGTGGGTTCCGGTATTCTTTCCGAAGCTTCCATTTCTATGATCGGCCTTGGCCCTGTGGATACCACTTCTCTGGGTATCATCCTGAACCAGGCTAAGGATAACGGCGCTCTTGCTGACTCCATCTGGATCGCATTCCTGCCGGCAACTCTGGTCGTTACCTTGACCGTGTTCGCACTTTACCTGATCAATACTTCTATGGAAGGCGTCTTCAACCCGCGTCTCCGCAAGTAA